In Pseudomonas oryzicola, one DNA window encodes the following:
- a CDS encoding sensor histidine kinase yields MDQTAYPLLAKDPQPSLMLAGDATPLALNPALQAWLDEGPALASWLPANCAALVRACLRQHRAIADVEVQVGERVVLWNFIPDDQGQQVLARCRDASDERHGAREASRARRLYRLIIENTTDLISRHSPDGRFLDASPAAFRLLGLWPEQLRGMPVHTLLHPRERRQVLRQAAAALDQDGYHTMTCRVRQAAGGYRWFEIASRAIRETYTGAVVEVVSVSRDITLRIEAQESLAHSARLATLGELASGIAHEINQPLAAVVNYANASQRYLQAVAHDPHARERVGQGLQRITEQATHAAEVIRRLRAFLRKGPRRLQALDVAEVAGEAMRLCAWEAARDQVLVELRMSAQLPSVYADRVLLEQVLLNLLRNAIDANREQHGERPSRILLSAARDGDGVLVEVADQGPGVAPERLDEIFTPFTTSKADGLGLGLSMSRSLIEGFGGSLWARAGDRGGLVLCCHLAVSRE; encoded by the coding sequence TTGGACCAGACCGCCTACCCCTTGCTTGCCAAGGATCCCCAGCCCAGCCTGATGCTGGCCGGCGATGCCACGCCGCTGGCACTCAATCCGGCATTGCAGGCGTGGCTCGACGAGGGCCCCGCACTGGCCAGCTGGCTGCCGGCCAACTGTGCCGCCCTGGTGCGCGCCTGCCTGCGTCAGCACCGGGCGATTGCCGACGTCGAGGTACAGGTCGGCGAGCGTGTCGTACTGTGGAACTTCATTCCTGACGACCAGGGCCAGCAGGTGCTGGCGCGTTGCCGCGATGCCAGTGACGAGCGCCACGGTGCGCGCGAGGCCAGCCGCGCCCGGCGCCTGTACCGGTTGATCATCGAGAACACCACCGACCTGATCTCCCGGCACAGCCCTGATGGCCGTTTTCTCGATGCCTCGCCGGCGGCCTTCCGCCTGCTCGGCCTGTGGCCCGAGCAATTGCGTGGCATGCCGGTGCATACCTTGCTGCACCCGCGCGAACGCCGCCAGGTGTTGCGCCAGGCCGCAGCAGCCCTGGACCAGGATGGCTACCACACCATGACCTGTCGGGTGCGCCAGGCCGCAGGTGGCTACCGCTGGTTCGAGATCGCCAGCCGCGCCATCCGCGAAACCTATACCGGCGCGGTGGTGGAGGTGGTCAGCGTGTCCCGCGACATTACCTTGCGTATCGAGGCCCAGGAGAGCCTGGCGCACAGTGCCCGCTTGGCCACCCTGGGCGAGCTGGCGTCGGGTATCGCCCACGAGATCAACCAGCCATTGGCTGCGGTGGTCAACTATGCCAATGCCAGCCAGCGCTACCTGCAGGCTGTGGCACATGACCCGCATGCGCGCGAGCGGGTCGGGCAGGGCCTGCAGCGCATCACCGAGCAGGCCACCCATGCCGCCGAAGTGATCCGCCGCCTGCGTGCCTTCCTGCGTAAAGGGCCACGGCGCCTGCAGGCGCTGGACGTGGCCGAGGTGGCCGGTGAAGCCATGCGCCTGTGTGCCTGGGAAGCGGCGCGTGACCAGGTGCTGGTCGAACTGCGCATGAGCGCGCAGCTGCCCTCGGTGTACGCCGACCGGGTACTGCTGGAGCAAGTGCTGCTGAACCTGCTGCGCAATGCCATCGATGCCAACCGCGAGCAGCATGGCGAGCGGCCGTCGCGTATCCTGCTGAGCGCCGCGCGCGATGGCGACGGCGTGCTGGTGGAAGTGGCCGACCAGGGGCCGGGCGTGGCCCCCGAGCGGCTGGATGAGATCTTCACGCCTTTCACCACCAGCAAGGCCGACGGCCTGGGCCTGGGCTTGAGCATGAGCCGCAGCCTGATCGAAGGCTTTGGCGGCAGCCTGTGGGCGCGGGCCGGTGACAGGGGTGGTCTGGTGCTGTGTTGCCATCTGGCGGTCAGCAGGGAATAA